One window of Siniperca chuatsi isolate FFG_IHB_CAS linkage group LG19, ASM2008510v1, whole genome shotgun sequence genomic DNA carries:
- the LOC122867071 gene encoding P2X purinoceptor 7-like, with amino-acid sequence MAESRASAARGVFSQGLLLCSSLGRCSYHVRVSLYLYQAARQLFLVQNRCGELAEEPRCRTLHPGLEPVCLNPYSLQNALNTYQADHGPLEMKGRAVRARYPAYRCFVSWCWGYLGKHNRVVIPSCVVLSIHQEYPDEDGEYTGFKPTI; translated from the exons ATGGCGGAATCCAGAGCGTCTGCTGCCCGAGG tgtatttagtcaggGTCTTCTCCTTTGTTCATCGTTGGGTCGTTGTTCCTATCATGTGCGTGTTTCATTGTACCTATATCAAGCAGCTAGGCAGTTGTTCCTG GTTCAGAACAGATGTGGAGAGCTTGCTGAAGAGCCACGGTGCAGGACTCTTCATCCAGGACTtgagcctgtctgtctgaacccCTACTCCCTGCAAAATGCCCTAAACACCTACCAGGCAGACCATGGGCCACTGGAGATGAAGGGAAGAGCTGT TCGTGCTCGCTACCCGGCCTacagatgttttgtttcctgGTGCTGGGGATACCTGGGAAAGCACAACAGGGTTGTCATACCTTCTTGTGTTGTGCTCAGTATTCATCAGGAGTACCCAGATGAAGATGGGGAGTACACAGGCTTTAAACCTaccatttaa